Proteins encoded together in one Triticum dicoccoides isolate Atlit2015 ecotype Zavitan chromosome 7B, WEW_v2.0, whole genome shotgun sequence window:
- the LOC119337651 gene encoding uncharacterized vacuolar membrane protein YML018C-like isoform X2 codes for MGSSAVQRDSVSAPGNMECADDPGSSSSSRSRWGKMMSNDTWRWCLGLIYIVAIAGIWIAASYIVQSVVDGGVSPFLITYICNSLFIVYIPIVEFARYFEDSIDNLWSKLKGKDGADLQQLADLESVNLLQRSGQEGNGASPLSEDNLTSNANFPIHTELGVADCSKGLDAKGRWTRARTARVSMLVCPFWFLAQLTFNLSLRYTTVTSNTILSSTSTLFTFLVALVFLGETFTWLKLISVLLCIAGTIIVSLADSGSTLNAVATNPLLGDFLSIVSAGLYAVYITLIRKKLPDEKEGQGQVSMAQFLGFLGLFNMLFFLPVALVLNFAKLEPFHTLTWEQVGLIVGKGLLDNVLSDYLWAKAILLTTTTVATAGLTIQVPIAALVDTLTGHAPQLLNYIGAAAVLVGFAGINIPSDVLQPSHHQQDQQEAPIVLVPV; via the exons ATGGGCTCCTCCGCCGTCCAGCGCGACTCCGTCTCCGCGCCAG GAAACATGGAGTGTGCTGATGACcccggcagcagcagcagtagcagaagcAGGTGGGGCAAAATGATGAGCAACGACACTTGGAGGTGGTGTTTAGGGTTGATTTACATCGTCGCTATCGCGGGCATATGGATCGCTGCAAGCTACATCGTTCAGTCTGTCGTGGATGGCGGTGTTTCCCCCTTCTTGATCACGTACATATGCAATTCTCTGTTTATTGTCTACATCCCCATAGTTGAGTTCGCTCGGTACTTCGAGGATTCTATCGACAACCTGTGGTCAAAGTTGAAAGGCAAGGATGGCGCAGACCTGCAGCAGCTTGCGGATCTGGAGAGTGTGAATCTTCTACAGAGAAGCGGGCAGGAGGGCAATGGAGCCTCACCCCTGTCCGAAGACAATTTGACTTCAAATGCAAACTTCCCTATCCATACAGAGCTAGGTGTTGCAGATTGCAGCAAGGGGTTGGATGCAAAAGGGCGCTGGACGCGTGCTCGTACAGCCAGAGTCAGCATGCTAGTCTGCCCTTTCTGGTTTCTCGCACAGCTTACATTCAATCTATCTCTAAGATACACCACTGTTACA TCAAACACGATCCTGAGCAGCACGTCTACCCTCTTCACTTTCCTGGTTGCATTGGTATTTCTTGGAGAAACATTCACATGGTTGAAGCTGATCAGCGTGCTTCTCTGCATAGCAGGAACAATTATAGTTAGCCTTGCTGATTCAGGCAGTACACTTAATGCTGTTGCCACAAATCCTCTTCTTGGAGACTTCCTTTCTATTGTTTCAGCTGGCTTATATGCCGTGTATATCACCTTGATACGGAAAAAGTTGCCTGATGAGAAAGAAGGTCAAGGCCAAGTGAGTATGGCTCAGTTTCTTGGATTCCTGGGACTGTTCAATATGTTGTTTTTCCTTCCCGTTGCGTTGGTACTAAATTTTGCCAAGCTGGAGCCATTCCACACACTGACATGGGAGCAAGTTGGCCTGATTGTTGGGAAAG GTTTGTTAGATAATGTTCTAAGTGACTACTTGTGGGCAAAAGCAATCCTTCTCACAACAACCACCGTTGCTACAGCCGGTCTCACGATCCAAGTTCCTATTGCTGCCCTTGTAGACACGCTCACTGGTCATGCTCCCCAACTGCTGAACTACATTGGAGCTGCTGCTGTATTAGTCGGTTTTGCTGGCATCAACATCCCGTCCGATGTGCTACAGCCTTCTCACCACCAGCAGGACCAGCAGGAAGCACCCATT GTTCTTGTCCCAGTGTAA
- the LOC119337651 gene encoding uncharacterized vacuolar membrane protein YML018C-like isoform X1 yields MGSSAVQRDSVSAPGNMECADDPGSSSSSRSRWGKMMSNDTWRWCLGLIYIVAIAGIWIAASYIVQSVVDGGVSPFLITYICNSLFIVYIPIVEFARYFEDSIDNLWSKLKGKDGADLQQLADLESVNLLQRSGQEGNGASPLSEDNLTSNANFPIHTELGVADCSKGLDAKGRWTRARTARVSMLVCPFWFLAQLTFNLSLRYTTVTSNTILSSTSTLFTFLVALVFLGETFTWLKLISVLLCIAGTIIVSLADSGSTLNAVATNPLLGDFLSIVSAGLYAVYITLIRKKLPDEKEGQGQVSMAQFLGFLGLFNMLFFLPVALVLNFAKLEPFHTLTWEQVGLIVGKGLLDNVLSDYLWAKAILLTTTTVATAGLTIQVPIAALVDTLTGHAPQLLNYIGAAAVLVGFAGINIPSDVLQPSHHQQDQQEAPIVSIVDDSHHSPSDRNSTDAVS; encoded by the exons ATGGGCTCCTCCGCCGTCCAGCGCGACTCCGTCTCCGCGCCAG GAAACATGGAGTGTGCTGATGACcccggcagcagcagcagtagcagaagcAGGTGGGGCAAAATGATGAGCAACGACACTTGGAGGTGGTGTTTAGGGTTGATTTACATCGTCGCTATCGCGGGCATATGGATCGCTGCAAGCTACATCGTTCAGTCTGTCGTGGATGGCGGTGTTTCCCCCTTCTTGATCACGTACATATGCAATTCTCTGTTTATTGTCTACATCCCCATAGTTGAGTTCGCTCGGTACTTCGAGGATTCTATCGACAACCTGTGGTCAAAGTTGAAAGGCAAGGATGGCGCAGACCTGCAGCAGCTTGCGGATCTGGAGAGTGTGAATCTTCTACAGAGAAGCGGGCAGGAGGGCAATGGAGCCTCACCCCTGTCCGAAGACAATTTGACTTCAAATGCAAACTTCCCTATCCATACAGAGCTAGGTGTTGCAGATTGCAGCAAGGGGTTGGATGCAAAAGGGCGCTGGACGCGTGCTCGTACAGCCAGAGTCAGCATGCTAGTCTGCCCTTTCTGGTTTCTCGCACAGCTTACATTCAATCTATCTCTAAGATACACCACTGTTACA TCAAACACGATCCTGAGCAGCACGTCTACCCTCTTCACTTTCCTGGTTGCATTGGTATTTCTTGGAGAAACATTCACATGGTTGAAGCTGATCAGCGTGCTTCTCTGCATAGCAGGAACAATTATAGTTAGCCTTGCTGATTCAGGCAGTACACTTAATGCTGTTGCCACAAATCCTCTTCTTGGAGACTTCCTTTCTATTGTTTCAGCTGGCTTATATGCCGTGTATATCACCTTGATACGGAAAAAGTTGCCTGATGAGAAAGAAGGTCAAGGCCAAGTGAGTATGGCTCAGTTTCTTGGATTCCTGGGACTGTTCAATATGTTGTTTTTCCTTCCCGTTGCGTTGGTACTAAATTTTGCCAAGCTGGAGCCATTCCACACACTGACATGGGAGCAAGTTGGCCTGATTGTTGGGAAAG GTTTGTTAGATAATGTTCTAAGTGACTACTTGTGGGCAAAAGCAATCCTTCTCACAACAACCACCGTTGCTACAGCCGGTCTCACGATCCAAGTTCCTATTGCTGCCCTTGTAGACACGCTCACTGGTCATGCTCCCCAACTGCTGAACTACATTGGAGCTGCTGCTGTATTAGTCGGTTTTGCTGGCATCAACATCCCGTCCGATGTGCTACAGCCTTCTCACCACCAGCAGGACCAGCAGGAAGCACCCATTGTTAGCATTGTTGATGACTCGCATCATTCGCCCAGTGATAGGAATTCTACCGATGCTGTTTCATAG